A region of the Stigmatopora nigra isolate UIUO_SnigA chromosome 10, RoL_Snig_1.1, whole genome shotgun sequence genome:
tcacgaccgggaatcgaaccaaggtctcccagacgggagttcagtgaactaacctctgcgccaaccaagtggctacactttctttagtaatcatttgagtgtcatgacaagaagtacacagaaacaactaagtgaaatgaaaatgtttgccgacagcgggaatcaaacccaggtctcccagacgggagtccagtgacttaaccactacaccacattgtggctacactttcctttgtcattattggaaagtcttgactacaaatacacagaaagaacttagggaaaatgtttgccagccaggatttgaacccaggtctcccacacgggagtccagtgaacaaacctctgcgccacaaattggctacacttttttttgtcattgttggaAGATCTTGACTACAAATGCATAGAAACAACTGAAGTAACAatggttgtgtgtgttttgacagTTTGCATGACCAACTGCCCCACCCTCATCGTGACAGTCGGCCTTCCGGCACGAGGGAAGACTTACATCTCAAAGAAGCTCACACGCTACCTAAACTGGATCGGAGTGCCCACCAAAGGTACCCAAAACTTCCACCTAACATTAAACCTCTgctccttttttaatttttaccacAGCATctatatcttgttttttttctgcttctaAATGTTTGTAACAGAGTTCAATGTCGGGCAATACCGCAGGGATTGTGTAAAGATCTACAAATCCTTTGAGTTTTTCAGTCCAGATAATGAAGAGGGCTTAAAAATCAGACGGTAAGTTATTTCATAAATCACAATTGTTTGTAATATGACATCTGTTTTGGTTAagaatacaaattaattaaatagggattaaaatgttcagataaggaaaaaaaggcattggttttacaatttaaatatttaacttaCATTCCATTAACTTTAAGCGTGTTAAGTTTAATACAAACTATGATTTGTCATTTACTTGTTGGATaatatttttgcatgattttcaTAGAtcaaaaatagtgttttttgcAAAACAGCTTGAAAAAAATCAGATGGAATTGGAAATTTTGGatcttattttacaaagaaaacttCCAATGTATTTCTTAATCCAGTAACAAAGACcttgagatgaaaaaaaaacaaaaagtgatgTTCAATCTTTTTAAAGTAGATCCATAAAGCATGTGAAAATGTTTGTGTTCCTGCAGTCACTGTGCAATGGCAGCTCTTAATGACATTCGGCAGTACCTGAGCGTAGAAGGAGGCCAAGTAGCCGTGAGTCTTTTCCACCATTTCCAATGAAAGCAGCTCTCACAGTCCCACACATTTGTTGACGTTCCGACTGCCATTTCAGGTATTTGACGCCACCAACACAACGAGAGAAAGACGGGGGGCCATCGTCAAGTTTGCAGAACAAAACGGCTTCAAAGTAAGTACACCAAATTAAAGTCTCCTGAAAAACATTGCCAACTGactagtgctttttttttctaggtgtTCTTCGTAGAGTCTGTATGTGAAGACCCGGACGTTATTGCACAAAACATTGTGGTGAGTTTTACACATCAACGTTTCTGTtaactatcagagaaaaaaaacatttctatgtATAGCAAGTCAAGCTGGGGAACCCGGACTACATCCACTGTGACACTCAGGAAGCCATTGAGGACTTCATGAAGAGGATTAAGTGTTACGAGTCGTCTTATCAGCCTCTAGATGAGGTTTTGGACAGGTATGTAGATATTTGAAAGTACTTACAATGAAGAATGTCACACGTGGTCGTCGTCTGCTCACTAAGGGACATGCCCTACATAAAGATCATGGACGTGGGCCGTCGATACTTGGTGAACCGCGTGCAAGACCATATCCAGAGCCGGATTGTCTATTACCTGATGAACATCCACATCACGCCGCGCTCCATTTACTTGAGTAGGCATGGCGAGAGCGACCTCAACATCAAGGGCCGCATCGGAGGCGACTCGGCCTTGTCGGGGCGGGGTAAAGAGGTACTGGAACCCTAAGACCAAGTCAGGTGAATTAGTTGGACAGTTTGGTTCTTACAGTTGAGTTTTGTTTGGTTTAGTATGCCACATGTCTGAGGAAGTACATTCAGGAGCAGAACATCAAGGATTTGAAAGTATGGACCAGCCAGATGAAGAGAACCATACAGACGGCGGAATGTCTTGGAGTTCCCTACGAACAGTGGAAATCTTTGAATGAGATTGACGCCGTGAGTGGAATATACTGCCCTGGTCCCAAAACATACAAAGATGCCTTTTTAACTTGGTGTCTGCTTTCCAATTGAAGGGCGTGTGTGAGGAAATGATGTATGAAGAGATCCAAGAACATTACCCACTGGAGTTTGCACTGAGAGACCAGGATAAATATCGTTACCGCTATCCCAAAGGAGAGGTGAGACCACCAGTGATATAGAAGAGATATTTTAGTGTGAGTATAGAAAGAAAAAGTACAGAAGAAACTGAAAATACGTCTTGTCTTGTGTGGTCTCAGTCGTATGAAGACCTGGTGCAACGTCTAGAGCCTGTCATCATGGAGCTGGAGAGGCAGGAAAATGTTCTGGTGGTTTGTCACCAAGCTGTCATGCGCTGCCTTCTCGCATACTTCCTAGACAAGACCGCAGGTAGAAcaacatatacatctatattcttcattttaattcgatcctaaaacagaaagtcgacactcatgatttaccttctcgggccgcacaaaatgatgtggcgggccagatttggccccggggccgccactttgacacctgtgaaaaATGTCTTCCAGCAATTTAACTTTTACATTGTCTATTTTTCCCTTCACAGTTGAGTTGCCTTATCTAAAATGTCCCTTGCACACAGTGCTGAAGTTGACGCCATTGGCTTACGGTAAGTTGTGGTCCATTTTGGCCTGGATAAAATGATTATGAAGTTAACCATGTATTTCATTGCGCAGGATGCAAAGTGGAGTCCGTCTATTTAGGCGTGGATGCTGTTAACACACACCGAGAGCGACCAGAGGTACGTAACCGGACTACCAAAACTAGGGTGACTCCTTGCCCTGCCCCCTGGCCGCCATTTGTTTTTACACAGAGTGATCTCAACCTGGAGGACGCCACGCTCTCCGCAACTTCGTCCTTACTCGTCCATCACGACGCATGACAAACATCTACCTCCAGTCTTACACTTAAATTTCCACAGAGccattgaagttttttttatatatattttatacaacatgtaCCTCTTTAATTACTTTTTCAGTCTTGTCCtatattgttttcattgtgAATGTAACC
Encoded here:
- the pfkfb4b gene encoding 6-phosphofructo-2-kinase/fructose-2,6-bisphosphatase 4b isoform X2, whose amino-acid sequence is MLDNAEYLVDACPKELTQNPLRKIWLPGKSGHIKHRRVCMTNCPTLIVTVGLPARGKTYISKKLTRYLNWIGVPTKEFNVGQYRRDCVKIYKSFEFFSPDNEEGLKIRRHCAMAALNDIRQYLSVEGGQVAVFDATNTTRERRGAIVKFAEQNGFKVFFVESVCEDPDVIAQNIVQVKLGNPDYIHCDTQEAIEDFMKRIKCYESSYQPLDEVLDRDMPYIKIMDVGRRYLVNRVQDHIQSRIVYYLMNIHITPRSIYLSRHGESDLNIKGRIGGDSALSGRGKEYATCLRKYIQEQNIKDLKVWTSQMKRTIQTAECLGVPYEQWKSLNEIDAGVCEEMMYEEIQEHYPLEFALRDQDKYRYRYPKGESYEDLVQRLEPVIMELERQENVLVVCHQAVMRCLLAYFLDKTAVELPYLKCPLHTVLKLTPLAYGCKVESVYLGVDAVNTHRERPESDLNLEDATLSATSSLLVHHDA
- the pfkfb4b gene encoding 6-phosphofructo-2-kinase/fructose-2,6-bisphosphatase 4b isoform X1 gives rise to the protein MLDNAEYLVDACPKELTQNPLRKIWLPGKSGHIKHRRVCMTNCPTLIVTVGLPARGKTYISKKLTRYLNWIGVPTKEFNVGQYRRDCVKIYKSFEFFSPDNEEGLKIRRHCAMAALNDIRQYLSVEGGQVAVFDATNTTRERRGAIVKFAEQNGFKVFFVESVCEDPDVIAQNIVQVKLGNPDYIHCDTQEAIEDFMKRIKCYESSYQPLDEVLDRDMPYIKIMDVGRRYLVNRVQDHIQSRIVYYLMNIHITPRSIYLSRHGESDLNIKGRIGGDSALSGRGKEYATCLRKYIQEQNIKDLKVWTSQMKRTIQTAECLGVPYEQWKSLNEIDAGVCEEMMYEEIQEHYPLEFALRDQDKYRYRYPKGESYEDLVQRLEPVIMELERQENVLVVCHQAVMRCLLAYFLDKTAVELPYLKCPLHTVLKLTPLAYGCKVESVYLGVDAVNTHRERPENVNVQRSTDAALRTVPTHF